The genomic segment GCAGTTTACGGCGGAAGGCTGTCGCCTGCTGAGTAGCGCGAGAGGATCCCAGACAGAGCGTGGCGAGACCCGGACTCTCCGGGTGATAGACTCGAGACCCGCGGGAAGCACCGGCTCTGGCGCCGATCAACTGCTCGCGCGGGACAGGCCGTcgtcgaagaaagacagggGCGCACTGTTGGTAGGAAGGAAAGATGGAGACAAAAAGCAGGAGGCTAGGACGCAGCCGGAGTCGTGCCGGGGGTCCTCGCTGGAGCCCGACCCAGCTCGCTCTGATTTATCGCTCCCCTCCGATCGCCTGTCGAGGGCGCCGAGAGCTGGGCTCAAGTCCTTCCTTTTGCCCTTTGCAGGCCCCAAGGGCGGGGGCTTGGCCCTTTCGAGAGCGACGCGCGAAGAACCTCTGGCTGAGCTCCAACGAAATCTCCTGGTGGCGGCGCGAGGCGTGACACGCAGGCGAGTGGGCGAGGCTGAGAGTGGCGCAGAAGCAACTGGAAGGAGGACAGATCGGAAATCCGCGACAGGAAGGCTGCCGAAAGAAACACGGAGTAGCGGAAGGACCCCGGACAGCCAAGCAGAAAgtcgaaaaaaggaaaaggtcACAACGCAGCTGAATACAAAAACAAGTAAGAGACGCGTTCAGATGTAAATGTAATGTAGAAACTTTGTGCCAACAGAATACATACTCACCGAGAAGCCGTCTGGAGATAGCAGCTACTTCTGTTATTTAAAGCTGGTGGGATTTCTAAGTCTCCGAAGGGTGCATCTaaccatatatatagatatatgtatgtatatacgtgtacgtacatgtatatatgcatatttatgtGCTGGGTGATTAGTCACATCCTGTATACATCCAGACATGCGACTGAGCAAATGTAAGATTCTTTCCGTTTCCCCTCGTTTTCCACCTGTTTCAGGTCGCCCGCTGACACATCGGGGCTTGACTCTGCGGGCATCATCGGCACGAGGAGAGGACAGGGCGCCtgctcgcttttctctgcctcggtcTCAAAAGCCTCCTGGAGAGACTCCACAGTCTTGTGTCCTCCGAGCGGCGCGAACCTTTTCTAGGAATCGCGGAAGCGTCACTGCGCGCCCGGGTGTCGGCAGTGCCGTGCCACGGGCATCTCCGGAGGACTTGTCACGCTTGCGGGAAGGTCTTTACACCGCCCGTTTAGCTCGTAATCCACCTTTCGGATCCCTTATCGACACATTCACACTATCCACcggaggcgcatgcacagcgcGATCGGCTCGGAGAGAAGCTGGGCCGCCCGTGCTTCAGTCGCCTGTTCAGTGCGGCAGCGGCAGTCGGGGACCGGCAGCGTTGGAAGGATCACCTGGGGAAGGTGAAGCCCAAGGAAGAGGtaagagacaggagagatcTGCCTATTTTGGACACGACGACGTAGAGGAAGAGGATACTGCAGTGTATGATCGGAGAGGAGCTTGCGAAGAAACTCTCGGAGACAGGgttgagagagaggagagtgaGCAAGAAGAATGTAGCGCAGCAGGGCAATTAAAATTTCACTCTGCCGAGTCCTGGTTTGGTTCAGTCTCAGGAGAGGAACAGCTCGACTGGAACAGAGACCATCCTGTGGAGACAAATCACGAGACTCTAGTGTACTCTTCCCCCACACTAGGATGCCTCGATTCGCAATCCACTGTGTTTCAACGATACAGTGTGAGCCCGGAAATGATCGTAATGACTCATATCGTCGATAGCTCTGGTTCTGTACCGTACCCCGGTTTTCCGGGAGATTATAATCCAGGTTTTCCGACTGTAACAACCAAGAGATATGTCGTTTTCCAACAGTTTCGATACCCGGATCCATAAACCGTTGTCGGCCCATCACCCCTCCTTCGCAGTATTCGACTTCCCACCTTTACCCAAACACTGTAGCTCTCCCAtcgctcgtttctctcttcttttctaaAGCGCTTTGCGCTTCGCGACTGGACTAACCGTGTCAGCCTTCTGGAACCACCTGGGGATCACTTCACTCCGCCCGAACCTTGGAGTCTTTCCTTGTCCCGGACAGTCATTTTTTGGCCCCGCGGTCAACGTTTCAGCTGAGATTTTTCAGTCTCCCGCAGCTTCtatttctctgtttcgtgtGCTCCAGCGTAACGGGAACGAGACGTGAAATTGACTTGAACTATGACGTGGCTGGCTCCTCTCTAAAAGTGGCCAAGGTGAATATGCAAAGAAATTGGAGAACTCACACCGGGATTGACCCGCAAGGCGCCTCTAATGGCGACGGGGATGGTACCATGTGCGCCGCTCCCTGTCGTCCGCTCTTCTGGATGCTCGGCTCTCAgtccagaaaaaaaaaaaCAGGTCGCTTCAACGTCCTGGGAGCCGCCGTGGAAACGTGGGTATTCACTGGCTATTTTTTCAGTAAGGGAGCTTTGTGACAGGAACATAAGGgacagaagggagacaccTAAGCGTATCTGGGGCTTACGAGTTATGTCAGGGTGTGGGAGTTAAAAGAAAACCAAGCAACCGTGATTTCTTTAATGCAAACAGATTTTAATTGAGGCTGTCACATCGGTTTCCAAAAACTGTACCGTCATCTGGGGAAAAATCACATAAGAGGATCGCAGGGCGGGGTTTGGCGTGGTATGCGGCATTGGCGACATGGAAGTAACTCACAAATCCCGCACATGCTTCGATATGCCTTTCCTGaacaaggaaggagaacaagaacaGCGTCATCATCGAATTGAAGCATGGCCTTGCGTAGGCCCGCTCAGCTTTCACTACGCTGCCTTCGTTCACAGATTGACATGCCACGGCCAGCATGAGTTGGGTTTTCTACAAATGGAAAAAAACACATCGCAAATGGAGCGTTTGCGATGCAGTTAGTTCCATGGACTTTCTACGTGTGCTTCCACTTTTCCAAGATATTTGGGAAGCTTCCTTTCACCCAGAAATGCTCCGAAGTCAGTCGTACAACGCaactgcctcttcttttgtaGGTATACTTTGTCCTCAAATTCCGAAATTAAGCCACCAGTGCTCAGGACGCATCATACAAGAGAACAAGATTACCTTTGTTGAGACTCAAGGCATTTCCTCTCGACAAGCCTACATCCCTTTTGACACATAGGCACTAATTTGTATGATAGACTAATATGATCTGCAGTCTCCCCGATGCCTCTGGCCACACAGGAGTAGGATTCTGCGATTTTGATTGGAAATTTGTCATCCATCTGAGTACTACGATACGGAAGGCAACAGCGGCAAACGTAATTCCCTCATCGCTATTCACGGAAGACCTATACACTGTCCGCGGTTCGGCATTCATATGTATCTGTGAAAGTATGGTTGATGTTACTGCTTTTGCATTGAGTTGCTGCTCCCTTGGCAGGCGGATCTCTACGGACATCGCACACTAGTTCTGGTTTGGAGCTTGGTAGTATTTGAGAGGTAACATGGTAATGGAGCAAGTCTGAGACACTCTCTCGCCACGGTGTCTTCGTTTCAACACTCTGTGGAGATTTGTAAATGGTGCGGCACGCGCACGTGTTGAGAAAACCAGCATTTTTGCTCATCATGGTGCTCAGTGTGTGGCATCATGTGATCAAGCAAGCTCTTTACTGAGGAAACCCTTCCCACATCAGAAAGGAAAATGGTGGCTTGTTCGTTTGCGTAACCCCGCCAGAATGTAAGTTACGTGCCTAGATACCGCCACTGATGCATCACTGGGGCAGAAGCATCATCACCCCATCAAGTGCACAGAAAAAATGGTTGCGGTACAGAATAATGCGGCTTTATGAAGCGCGGGCAGCGAAATAAGTCTTTGTTCAGTTATAGTCGCCGCGTTTCGACTAATTCTGTCATCTGTGACGCGAACTGCGTCACAGACCTGCTGCACCGCGCTGGTTGGAGGGTCATCACCTTAGAGCAAGTAGAGTAAGCCATTTTAATGAAGCACATAATTTTCAGAAGAATTCATCTTAGTCTGAGTCGTCCTCACTATTGCGATAACCTGATCTGCACAAAGAGATCTCTGTACTAGCTGGTTGTTGTCTCCCCCAACAGACATCTTGCCTTAAAACAAGAAGTGTCTGTATTTAAAGCTCAAACAACCGATTGATGCAAGTAGCAGGGTCGAGTTTTTTTCCAGACACAAGAGGTGGTTCTTAGATACCGTTTTAAGACTAACTATGGTATAAACGCGCAGACTAGTTGTTATGTCCCCGTGTCTCTATTCCAGTCACGGTCTCACCACACTGCTGGTGCGTTGGCAAAACCAGAGAGTACGATGTGGCTCTCTTACTTGTTTGTCTACTCATTTAACCTCATTCGTAACGGGCGATGCTTCTTGTTAGTTTGTGCCTTCAGGAGAAGTAAGTCTTAATCTGTCAACATATTTCTGCGTTGTTTGTGTGCGGAGCCTTGATGGCTATAGGGCTGCTTCTACATCTGCATGCCCGTTTGCTTAAGGGGGGCAGTAGTTTCCGAACATCTTTCTCagccgagagacaggaaagtcTTGAAAAGGTCGCTTGCCCGTACTATATCTGGCATGATCGTGCAGTAGCGGCTTCTTTAAGTACGACCAACAGGTGATGGCGCATCAGACTCTCGCTGTGGGGGACGTGTAAGTCGCCAAGCGCGATTGCTTTTCAGTCATCGCTTTTGTCGGTGTCCGAttgctttttcctgtctGAGCACAAAACGAACATGCCCCCGTATGTTCCAAACGTCTGTGTCGTATCGTCGTAATAGTGACTCAAAGCACGTAGCAGTAATTTCTCACTGGCTCAAACAGGAGCCACCCGTTTTTCCACTTCTTTAGTCGACAGGATAACTTTTTTGGGGTGATGCATGTGTCTATTATCAGCAGTCCGAATTATGTTTGTCTCATTTACAAATGTTTGCTTGTACTGGCAGCACCCTCTCCGAACGAACACTGCAATACTGTTTGTGTGATATCAGGTAGCCGCCCCTCTCAAACTGCCGAACTGTTCATTCTGGTTTCATAGCGGGTTCGTCAACGGCTAGAAAATGGTCGTAGGTGTTGTCTTTTTCCGTGCAACACGAAGAATCAAGATATCTCACTCAATAGGGGAAACACTATTGGCTCTCTTCGCCGCGACTTCATCTTGCCTACGCCCTCGTGAGGAGGGTTCCCTCACATGCGCCCCCCAAAATCTCGTATTTTGTCTCAACATAACCTCGTTATCCTTGGAACGATGGGGCATTCAAGTCGGTATTCTCTTGGCGGAATGCTTCGCTCCTCCAGGCTGACCTTGGAGGGTACTTGGAAGAACACGCTTGTCCgatccttcttctccgaagAGCAACTGGATGAGCTCGATCTTTCTGAGGAAGAAATTGCAGACTACATGATTAAACATATTGTGCCGTTTGTTAAGTCACATATAGTTGACGCAATAAAGGTTCGGGACGAGAACTTCGACCAGTTTGTCGCAGACAGACTTGCTGAGCAGGGAGTTGTCCCAAAGGAACAGCAAGAGAAGATCAAGAAAGTCATGCAGGCCATGGCTGCGGCAAAGGTTCAGATCACTGACCAAGTGCGTTGAGGGAAATATGGTCTAAAACACATTGAAACATGCGTCGATCTTTGCAAGATGAAAGACTTACGATGAACGGGTGTATGAGTAAACGTGGCCCGAGGCAGCCAATCAAACTCTTCTCGTGTTTTGTTGATCCGCCACGGGCGTTTCAGTAATGCACTCGGAGTTAGTTTGCGTTCACAGAGATTCTACCGCATACATAGCGTGGGGGATTCTCCTGTTCCCTATGCACTTCTCAAAATTAGCCGTGAGTTGTCAAACATGTCGAATGCCGGGAACTGTGTCGCTCTAGTGGTGGAACTCCACCTAGATGCTTTTGCCGTCTCCATTGCCGAGAGTACTGCGCGAAACTTGTCATATGGTCAAGAAGATCCTTTGAGGGATACAGCTGTGCACTGAAGTATCATGTACGGTTTCTACGAATTCGctgaaaagaagcagagttTTGTGGGGCTACGCCGCATCGTGAATCGTTTCGTCGGGACCTCTCCTGGCTTCAGCTTTATCCTAGTTGctcaaaaacagaaagacctGCGGTGCCACAATACACGAAGCGATCCATCAACCCTGAGTCAAGAGTGCGTGGCGACGAACTGCGCTTGTTTATGTACcgtgtcttctccgtcgtgtCCCTCCCAGACAGATACTTTGGAAGAACAGCAAAGCAAAATAGCTGACCTCACCCGGAAGCTCGAGGCGGCCACGCGATATCTGGAAGAGAAAGCTGCAACTCTGGAGAAGCAAGTCATCGAGAAGGAGGCATGGAAAGTAGAGCAGGTGTGATGCTTATACCAAGCGGGTCACAATGTGTCATTCTGTGCATCCGAGAAAGTGCTTGTATCGCTTGGGAATCCTTTCGCTCTAGCCTGTTCGAGCTTGAGCCCATCAGGGCCCGATACTAGGCACTTGCTCATATTTCAATGGGTAAACCAGAAATACTCACAAGGAAAAAGTTCGTACGAAGCTACTCATCTACTGTATCTTGCTCTCCCTTACAGCGAGTAAAAACGTGCAGTTTCATTTCCTCCCGCATGAGCAAGAGAAAGTCTTTGTTTCCTTGCTTTCTGTATAGGGTAGTCTGGTTGACTGGCTTGGAGACGTTTCCACAATGGCAGTGGCACCAAAATTATGCCAGAGTAGCTGAAACTTCCAGCGCTGCCCTTGGCGACACGGTACACCGCTTGATAAATTCAATGATCTGAAACTGAACAGCATTGTCTCGGCTGCGATCCAGTCCACTTTTTGCCGAAACCAGACTTTTGCTGATGGGTCGTGAACTTAGGAGTTGAAAGATGAGGCCAAATTTCCAAAGTATGCGGTCGATGCCCTAAGGgacctcgaagaagaaattgCCATGCCGACGAACGACGACGATGACGAtgatgaagaggagaaagaagattcGTCCTCACAGATATCCTCTCCGACGGAAGCAACGGCAAAAGCTGGCGAATATTCCCCTACCTcgaagaagatgcaggaAATTCTTAAGGACGGCATGACAGAGATCCAAGAATTGCTGAGGAAACTCCTGGCCAATGTGAGCGTACAACACATCCCGCAATGATTCGAAGCTGTCTAACCGGAAGTTTTGTTCGAAGCATACGGGGTCGTGTTTTTCCTCAAAACAAACTTTCAGCTAGAAAATCAGTTTTGTGAATACGTGAATTTTGCTGATCAGTCCATGGGCAAATGTTACTATTTTCTTTGGCGTGTCCACACACCTCTGATCTCAGACACCTGGAAAATCAGGAAACAACGGAGAGTCGTCAGTTATGGAACCGCGAATGACTCTGTATATACTCTGAATATTGCCAGTTGATGTTCTTCTAATAACCAACTCCTCTCTTTGATTAGCGTATAATCCAGCGGAGTCTACCAACCAGTGGGTATGAGGTACCGGTGAGGCACACTAGAGACTATTTTACAGACAGATGAAATTAACGCTTACCACGTGGCAACATCAATAGCGTTTCACGGCGTCCTCTGAACATGAATCACTGTTTTCAGACTGCAGGCCTAGTGGCAACCGTAACTCCACCACCACAGTGGTCAGTTGCGTGACCACTGGTCAAGCAGTTTACGTCGGCGCAAGTGTACACGCAGTTTCAGACTTGCGCAAAATGATACAGAGAGCTTGTTGCGCTGACTAAGAAAAGTGGCACGTCGGGTAATCACGGGTTTGCTACGATGTAGCTTACGTGACATTATCCTCAGTTGGCCTTCGGCGACTTAAGGCACTGCTATTACTCCTATTGCAGCACCCCTCCTCCAAAAGCCGTTTCACTTGCCTCTATGAAACCTAAACTTGGAACTGGTTGTGTCTCTCAGTCAAACGACAGAGCTTCCGCGACTGCCAAGAGTTGGTCACCAGTAACCCTGCAGAACCAGGTGAGGCACGTCCTCCCCAGAACTGCAGTGTGGCTACCCTGGTAGTGAAGATACCATTCAGCGTCGGGGGTCGTCCGACATGCTCTACGTTTATACATCCATTTACCGTTCTGTTAAAAAAACTCACAAATGCATTTTCCTCAATCCCCCGCGGACACGGGCGCGCATTATGATGCAAAAGAAAGATGCAGGCGACGCCGCACTTAAAACTGGAAGTGTGTTCTGTGTCCTCGTAGGAGGCAGTACCAACTCCCCTTCCTCATGATTTGTCAAAAATCCGGTCTTGTGTGCGAACTCTCTGTACAGCCCTGTGAACAGCGGAACATCTCCAAAAGTATGGTGGACGCTTTTACTGAAACTGCTGGCTCTAGGATAAACCATGTGATTCCCCGCTCTTCTGCATTTCCTCGTCCACCCccacttcttcctcgaggtCCGACACCGGTCTCATTCGTAGATTCTCAATTTTTCCAGCCTGCTTCTGCCTCATCCCCCGGAAAAAGTCTTGGATTTTCCAGGTCCCACGTCCCTCCCTTTGTTGATCCCAGTGTGTATGGCCAGTCACAGGATGCATCAACAAATTCACCTAGCTTGAGGGGCAACATGCGTTATCAGGATGCTAATTTCCTCACCTTTCCCGGCAATCAGCGAGGTTCCCACTCTCTCAACTCTGTCACTCCACCTGCAAATACCTTCGCCTTTAGCGCGCCTCCAGACCAACGCGTGAGTGACTTCCCACAAGGAGAGTTCCCTATCGGCAGCATTTTGAACACGACTCTGGTTGGTTCATATTCCAGTGTGGTTCCTCCTCCCGCCGCGTCTCCTTGGCGCTCGGGTCGCCCTGAGTTGCGCCGTAACCATCTGAGTGcatccccttcttcttctggtcAAGGTCGAGATTCGCCTTCCCCTTCCGATTACAGCTCTTCGCATGCATGGCGCCCCCCGATTTTCTTCCCGCAGACGCGTCAGTGGACTTTGCGAGGCGTCACGCCTCCACAGCCACTCTCCCACGCGATCACTGATCCCACAACGTGTCTACGGTTCTTGCCACGGTTTATCCCCTCTGTGCCAGTCGATTTCGGACCGGTTCCCTCTGTCAGACCGTCGAATGTAGTCTCCAACCAGCAGAGTACCCCTGTGGAACAGACCAGAGAGGTGATTTTCCAGGATGTGAAACTGCCCCCGGCCATCGTCCCCACTACTATGGCGCGGCCGCTTCCCCTGGGCATGCAGACTTTTCCTGCGCCTCATCGCCTACCCTCGTTTCCCACGTCTTCCGGAGCCTACACATCGTTCTCGTCTCAACTTGGATTTCCCTCTCCCTTCCCTTTTTCTGGCCCATCTGTCCCTCCGGCGTTCCGGCCACAtttcctgcctctgtcgcctcaAGTCCAGACTGCTCCGGGTCGCCGTCAAGCCCCTCAGGGTCCAGGCCAAGCAGAACCGAAGAAGAGTGAGCCTGCCTCTTCATTGCCATCACGGAACACAGAAGGACAATCAAGCCAGCCGGCCGACTGTGAGGAACTTCCGATGACTACTGGGGAAAGGGCAACCTCGTTTCTGCGTGCTGGCAGTGACTCTGGCTCAGCCGAGGTCCCTGGCAGCAGCTtccaaagagaggaaggggcCTCAGGCACCTCGAGTTCTACCGAGGAAGGAGGGGatgaagcgaaagaagaaaagaaaaaaggaccTGACTCTTCGTCACAGAACCCACCTCCAGAGGGTCAGGCAGTATCGTGTAGAAGTGTTGAGGACTCTGGAGGCACGGATAACGGAGTCGTATCTTTTGTAGAGGAACATAATACGAGCCCTTCACATAACTGGCAACGTCCCTCCCCTCTGCCTTCCCAAGAGACCTCTCAGGACCCTTCCGAGGTGTCGTCTTCAGTCCCGTCTTGTCCCGCCGTGTTCCAATCTACCGGAGAGTCTTTCttcaaagaaaaaaacactGAGGCTTCTCCCCATATCCCCCCGAGACTGGAAAAAGAGCCAACGGAGTCGGAAAGCCTGGCCACGCCTGCCGCAGCGACCGAAGGTGGAGGAAAGGGGCGAGAAGCGGATTCTGTTCAAACGGTGACGCCGCAAGCTAAAACCTTGCCTTCCGAACCTATGGCCCAAAGAGGACGTACGATTACCTCGGAGGCGGCTGTCTTGTCGTCATGTGCGCGCCGTCCGTCATCGGATATCTCTCAACAGCTtaaaggagaagacaagccGCCGAGCTCCACAGATACAATCTCAGAAAACACACCCGTATCTTCTGCCCATCATAAATACAGTGGTGAGAAAGAGCCACAAGGAGTAGCACGCGAAGTGACGTCGGAACCTGCTCCACGGTGAGACGCTGATGCTGTATATTCcttttccctcgtttcctgcTGCAGATCAGTCCCACGCTGACAATTTGAAACAAGAACACGGTCGCCCCCTGGATCGCTCTGAGGTCCAGACAAGAAAGACGGAGGACGGACGTGCTGCGCCAGATTCGGGAGCTGGGTCTAGCCTGATTCAGGAGGAGGACCctcgagacggagaggccAAATTAATAAGAATGACTCAGATCCCTCTCACCCGAGGTCGTGATCGGAGTGCTTCCCCGTCCCTGAGTGGCAGCGCACCAGACCCTGCCCTCCAAATGCGAGAGTACTGTGATCCTGTAGCGGTCTACGAGAActcttgtccttcttctccgcctgaTTTCGAGGCGTATGATGCTTCGCATGCCTggccgcttctctcgtctcccgaCAACCAAGCTTCAGAACCTCTGAGCAGCGCTTTTGTTCCATCTCATCCTTACCatgcctctccttttcgaGCCCCTTCTAGCATCAACCAGCTGTACGGTAACGATTCCACTGGTGGACATCCTGTCTCCCCACTTCTGCAAAGCGCGAGTGTCGGCAAAGGACCCCGCATACCTACGGCAGCTGAGGGAGATGTCTACGGGTTCTCAGATTCTGCGGGAGATCCGTGTCCTCGCCCGTTGTCTCCGTACGAACATCTGTATTGGGCAGGAGTCACAGAGGGTCTCTCTGATgcgtggagaagcagcgctACAACTGATGAGGACTTGTCCTCGGCTTATCCTCCCCGAGGGGCCCCTGGTGGCCAGATGTGTCCGCCTTCTTCAGGATTTCCGTACTCTCAACAGGACAGTTATGTCGAGACCTTTCCCCAGTCAAGGAGTCGGATCAATGAAGTGGTCCGACTGGGACCTGGGGAAGCCTTTTGGGGTCCAGAGCTTCAAGTCCCTCACTATGTCGAGAGTGCAGGAAAGAGTCCTCATCGACAACTTTTGTCCAAAACAAACACTCGAGTCCCCCTCCATTATGTTGGAAGTGTTCCTCCGAAACGCGAATGTGGGTCCTTTACAGATGGCCTTCCAAGCCGACCTCCTTCAGCTCcaccgcgagagagaggagacgccacCGGCTCCAGCAGAGAGTTTCCTTGGCAGCCTGTGCCTCCAGCTGAGGCAAGGATCTGTCCCCGTGCCGCGACCGCGGTCGAAGAGCCTACAGAGACACTTGCGGCCTCAACCGACAATGCCAGAATCCTGAGCGGGCCAGATGAGACTCACGGACCCCGTATAAGTGACTGCGTGAATTGTGGAACTCCGAATTTAGATCCCGGAGAACACGCTGTGGAAAGAGACCATCCTCGAGCCAACAGTTCTCCTTCAGTCTGCCAACTGAAGACTCCACCAACCCGGGGGCTTTGGGGAGAACCT from the Toxoplasma gondii ME49 chromosome IX, whole genome shotgun sequence genome contains:
- a CDS encoding hypothetical protein (encoded by transcript TGME49_291070) — its product is MRPPKSRILSQHNLVILGTMGHSSRYSLGGMLRSSRLTLEGTWKNTLVRSFFSEEQLDELDLSEEEIADYMIKHIVPFVKSHIVDAIKVRDENFDQFVADRLAEQGVVPKEQQEKIKKVMQAMAAAKVQITDQTDTLEEQQSKIADLTRKLEAATRYLEEKAATLEKQVIEKEAWKVEQELKDEAKFPKYAVDALRDLEEEIAMPTNDDDDDDEEEKEDSSSQISSPTEATAKAGEYSPTSKKMQEILKDGMTEIQELLRKLLANVSVQHIPQ
- a CDS encoding hypothetical protein (encoded by transcript TGME49_291075), giving the protein MICQKSGLVCELSVQPCEQRNISKSMVDAFTETAGSRINHVIPRSSAFPRPPPLLPRGPTPVSFVDSQFFQPASASSPGKSLGFSRSHVPPFVDPSVYGQSQDASTNSPSLRGNMRYQDANFLTFPGNQRGSHSLNSVTPPANTFAFSAPPDQRVSDFPQGEFPIGSILNTTLVGSYSSVVPPPAASPWRSGRPELRRNHLSASPSSSGQGRDSPSPSDYSSSHAWRPPIFFPQTRQWTLRGVTPPQPLSHAITDPTTCLRFLPRFIPSVPVDFGPVPSVRPSNVVSNQQSTPVEQTREVIFQDVKLPPAIVPTTMARPLPLGMQTFPAPHRLPSFPTSSGAYTSFSSQLGFPSPFPFSGPSVPPAFRPHFLPLSPQVQTAPGRRQAPQGPGQAEPKKSEPASSLPSRNTEGQSSQPADCEELPMTTGERATSFLRAGSDSGSAEVPGSSFQREEGASGTSSSTEEGGDEAKEEKKKGPDSSSQNPPPEGQAVSCRSVEDSGGTDNGVVSFVEEHNTSPSHNWQRPSPLPSQETSQDPSEVSSSVPSCPAVFQSTGESFFKEKNTEASPHIPPRLEKEPTESESLATPAAATEGGGKGREADSVQTVTPQAKTLPSEPMAQRGRTITSEAAVLSSCARRPSSDISQQLKGEDKPPSSTDTISENTPVSSAHHKYSDQSHADNLKQEHGRPLDRSEVQTRKTEDGRAAPDSGAGSSLIQEEDPRDGEAKLIRMTQIPLTRGRDRSASPSLSGSAPDPALQMREYCDPVAVYENSCPSSPPDFEAYDASHAWPLLSSPDNQASEPLSSAFVPSHPYHASPFRAPSSINQLYGNDSTGGHPVSPLLQSASVGKGPRIPTAAEGDVYGFSDSAGDPCPRPLSPYEHLYWAGVTEGLSDAWRSSATTDEDLSSAYPPRGAPGGQMCPPSSGFPYSQQDSYVETFPQSRSRINEVVRLGPGEAFWGPELQVPHYVESAGKSPHRQLLSKTNTRVPLHYVGSVPPKRECGSFTDGLPSRPPSAPPRERGDATGSSREFPWQPVPPAEARICPRAATAVEEPTETLAASTDNARILSGPDETHGPRISDCVNCGTPNLDPGEHAVERDHPRANSSPSVCQLKTPPTRGLWGEPRPSVDGCPRPCGCPDVCSASNSSDRAVLNHRPFARQESEEYVSSIPNDGRREASGADGEGGSPHPCSLKHWSSFGRFQPIPLVRCHSPQDRYHVAKLGVCGYPVYPSEEDLGEIYDNACADTPLAGDANGADCSDRSFRTDTVPLFSGRSAARSATDISFPGEGTRPSESSRRTSPRHAGTPTSSSRGSGSHTSREDGTVGRRLKPPVPYIPIRGSKVGQAKKTSLERPALSSLAARNRRLENQAVVGVRLRYVAVIPVQRMSTTSGI